A stretch of Aedes aegypti strain LVP_AGWG chromosome 2, AaegL5.0 Primary Assembly, whole genome shotgun sequence DNA encodes these proteins:
- the LOC5579999 gene encoding fatty acyl-CoA reductase wat codes for MDPREMNLWEEEPKHHSPVAEYYRGKVVLLTGATGFLGKLYMCKLVRCGVKELIVIVRSKKGVSPKERMEKILEKERIFKVHGFGKEQYLRTITVINGDMDIPGLGLNAEDLEYVRDRTEIVLHAAADVRFDESLNKIIVTNVQGTLGMLNLCVNLKKMELMIYVSTAYANCVTNVVHEKFYDPPVDPLKMMELMKTVDDEQSEILTDMIIRPWPNTYTYAKNLAEHLVKMYFDRMNIVIIRPTVVATTMDDPVQGWTDNLYGLNGVIVGAGCGILRVLTAKDDCKVDIIPADYVVNSTLVAAYRAAEDYRKNAPSTDPDKVHIYHVGSGVDNPLTNSMVSKYTKTIGADNPPLRSLWIGSYISTKSSVLSLFLTIFLHFIPGVIIDALLRFKGKRPILMKIYRKVRKFTNLIEFFAKKEFTFVNDKMRKIMDTMTPGDRELFQCDIKALPWDDYFNIYYPGLKMYVLKEGTETWADAKIRYDRLDLVTIFVLRASVLLGVYWTICIVLKVWVLISQYITEDAK; via the exons ATGGATCCACGCGAGATGAATCTGTGGGAGGAAGAACCAAAGCACCATAGTCCCGTAGCCGAGTATTACCGTGGAAAAGTGGTTCTGCTGACCGGTGCCACGGGATTTCTCGGTAAACTCTACATGTGCAAATTGGTGCGATGTGGGGTGAAGGAGTTGATCGTGATCGTGCGGAGCAAGAAAGGGGTGTCGCCGAAAGAGCGAATGGAGAAGATCTTGGAGAAGGAGAGAATATTCAAGGTTCATGGTTTCGGGAAGGAGCAGTACTTGAGGACGATTACTGTGATCAACGGGGATATGGATATTCCTGGGCTCGGACTGAATGCCGAAGACTTGGAGTACGTGAGGGACAGAACGGAAATTGTATTACATGCGGCAGCTGATGTGAGATTCGACGAATCGTTAAATAAAATAATCGTTACCAATGTTCAAGGAACGTTGGGAATGTTAAACTTGTGTGTCAATTTGAAGAAAATGGAACTTATGATCTACGTATCCACGGCGTATGCAAATTGTGTCACTAATGTTGTGCATGAAAAATTCTACGATCCTCCGGTGGATCCACTGAAGATGATGGAGCTGATGAAGACTGTGGACGATGAACAAAGTGAAATTTTGACTGATATGATAATCCGGCCGTGGCCAAACACTTACACCTACGCAAAGAATTTGGCAGAACATTTGGTGAAAATGTACTTCGATAGAATGAACATCGTCATTATTAGACCAACTGTTG TTGCTACCACAATGGATGACCCAGTCCAAGGTTGGACAGACAATCTGTACGGTTTGAATGGAGTTATTGTCGGCGCTGGATGTGGAATTTTACGAGTCCTGACCGCTAAAGATGATTGTAAAGTAGACATCATTCCTGCGGATTATGTAGTAAATAGTACATTGGTTGCGGCATATCGAGCCGCAGAGGACTACCGAAAAAACGCCCCTTCTACAGATCCGGACAAGGTTCATATCTATCACGTGGGCAGTGGAGTTGATAACCCTCTAACCAACTCAATGGTTTCAAAATACACAAAGACTATCGGTGCAGATAATCCGCCGTTAAGATCACTTTGGATTGGATCCTACATAAGCACCAAATCTTCGGTGCTGAGTCTGTTCCTGACCATATTTCTGCATTTCATCCCCGGAGTTATCATCGATGCTCTACTCCGGTTTAAAGGCAAGAGGCCTAT CCTCATGAAAATCTACAGAAAGGTGAGAAAATTCACAAATCTGATTGAATTCTTCGCGAAAAAGGAGTTTACGTTCGTGAATGATAAAATGCGCAAAATTATGGACACGATGACTCCGGGAGATAGGGAGTTGTTCCAGTGCGACATAAAAGCCTTGCCGTGGGACGATTACTTCAACATCTACTATCCGGGACTGAAGATGTACGTACTGAAGGAGGGAACGGAAACGTGGGCTGACGCCAAAATACGATACGATCGGCTGGATTTGGTGACAATCTTTGTTCTGAGAGCATCGGTGTTGCTAGGAGTTTACTGGACTATTTGTATTGTTTTGAAAGTATGGGTATTGATATCTCAGTACATAACTGAGGAcgcaaaatga